The Triticum aestivum cultivar Chinese Spring chromosome 3A, IWGSC CS RefSeq v2.1, whole genome shotgun sequence genome includes a region encoding these proteins:
- the LOC123061865 gene encoding beclin-1-like protein, whose product MKPKVAAAAGGEKGRGVDPSLPRFKCQECHRALVVVGVESFPDRLPAHANSGMHASSVQGSIMGASRMDSSYVVLSKQNRSQGPGIPPRPPSAAARHVEPNQSTRAIEGSYIMLPPAAASIYKTSTSEGGGAHLSPPNVNSTSPSPGNNFGFHSSVTVLKRAFEIASSQTQVEQPLCLECMRVLSDKMDKEIEDVNTDIKAYDACLQRLEQESYNVLSETDFLKEKEKIEEEEKKLKAAIEEAEKQYSEVSSEMKDLETKSKQFEELEERYWHEFNSFQFQLTSHQEERDAVLAKIEVSQVHLELLKRTNVLNDAFYISHDGVIGTINNFRLGRLPNVQVEWDEINAAWGQAALLLHTMAQYFPKFQYRIKIHPMGSYPRVTDINNNTYELFGPVNLFWSTRFDKAMTWFLTCLQEFSEFAISLDKENNVPSDKSLKLPYKIDGDKVGSYTIFLSFNKLENWTKALKYMLCNLKWVLYWFIGNTSFAPPSASLYLAQSPNKKG is encoded by the exons ATGAAGCCCaaggttgccgccgccgccggcggcgagaAGGGCCGGGGAGTGGACCCGTCGCTGCCGCGGTTTAAGTGCCAGGAATGCCACCGGGCGCTAGTCGTCGTCGGCGTAGAGTCATTCCCCGATAGGTTGCCTGCTCACGCCAACTCCG GTATGCATGCATCCTCTGTTCAGGGCAGCATTATGGGGGCGAGCAGGATGGACAGTTCTTACGTTGTTTTGTCCAAGCAGAACAGATCTCAAGGCCCCGGGATTCCCCCACGGCCACCTAGTGCAGCAGCCCGGCATGTTGAGCCTAACCAATCAACAAGAGCAATAGAGGGGTCATATATAATGCTTCCACCTGCCGCTGCTTCCATATACAAGACATCTACCTCCGAAGGAGGTGGCGCGCATCTGTCGCCTCCAAATGTTAACTCTACTAGCCCTTCACCAGGCAACAATTTTGGATTTCACTCTAGTGTGACTGTCTTAAAGCGGGCATTTGAGATTGCTAGTTCACAAACTCAG GTTGAGCAGCCACTCTGTCTGGAATGTATGAGGGTGCTTTCTGATAAGATGGACAAGGAGATTGAGGATGTAAATACTGACATCAAAGCTTATGATGCATGTCTTCAACGTTTGGAGCAGGAATCCTACAACGTCCTTAGCGAAACTGATTTCCTCAAGGAGAAAGAGAAG ATagaggaagaagaaaagaaactaaaagctGCTATTGAAGAAGCAGAAAAGCAATATTCAGAAGTTAGCTCTGAGATGAAGGATCTTGAAACAAAGTCTAAACAATTTGAAGAATTAGAAGAGCG GTATTGGCATGAATTCAACAGCTTCCAGTTTCAGCTGACATCTCACCAG GAAGAAAGAGATGCGGTTTTGGCCAAGATAGAAGTTTCACAGGTCCACCTGGAACTGTTAAAGCGCACAAATGTTCTCAATGATGCATTCTATATTTCACATGATGGAGTGATTGGAACAATAAACAACTTCCGTCTCGGTCGTCTGCCTAATGTACAG GTTGAGTGGGATGAGATAAATGCTGCTTGGGGTCAGGCTGCTCTTCTGTTACACACCATGGCTCAGTACTTCCCGAAATTTCA ATATCGAATCAAGATTCACCCTATGGGAAGCTACCCAAGAGTAACAGACATCAACAATAATACCTATGAACT GTTTGGTCCTGTGAATTTATTCTGGAGCACCCGATTTGACAAAGCCATGACATGGTTCCTCACTTGCCTGCAAGAGTTCTCCGAGTTTGCCATAAGTTTGGATAAAGAGAACAATGTTCCATCTGATAAGTCATTGAAGCTCCCCTACAA GATTGATGGTGACAAAGTAGGGAGCTACACAATCTTCTTAAGTTTTAATAAACTGGAGAACTGGACAAAGGCTCTAAAATATATGCTTTGCAACCTGAAGTGGGTTCTCTACTGGTTTATTGGCAATACAAGTTTCGCGCCGCCATCTGCATCTTTGTACTTGGCGCAGTCTCCAAACAAGAAGGGTTGA
- the LOC123061866 gene encoding replication stress response regulator SDE2 translates to MAEASQYQILVRLLDGRTHCLRFSTPTVSGAALLDAVSALSRVPAASLRLVTGRLDISPSSVLASFPDGQFPSASALLRLRGGKGGFGSLLRGAASKAGQKKTSNFDACRDINGRRLRHVNAERRLEEWRAEAADRQLEKLAEDFLKKKAKESGRGGARAAEVDKYLEKYRKDAESCVNAVEESVRASLGKRKAVPKPRDAKKLKIWMGKKKVADDESDSDSDSDVDDNEGADAKPIALDHGNYSNESDKSEEKVDLASVSGSHSEGESSGEKSQSSDSEKNGNALQESMEVKIRLGCDFESGGSLECEGGTAVQPAPENTSENGTSENGKSALSEQVLKSDAPENSFENGTSENDKSAPSEEVLKSDDKTDVDNTGSATSSLLNDPVVPPVDESADVNNKSLLSEEPVDLATFSSAAELEILGMEKLKLELQTHGLKCGGTLKERAARLFLLKTTPLDKLPKKLLAKPNSGGK, encoded by the exons ATGGCCGAGGCCTCCCAGTACCAGATCCTGGTGCGGCTCCTCGACGGCCGCACCCACTGCCTCCGGTTCTCCACGCCCACCGTATCCGGCGCGGCGCTCCTCGACGCCGTTTCCGCGCTCTCCCGCGTCCCCGCCGCATCCCTCCGCCTCGTCACCGGCCGCCTCGACATCTCGCCCTCCTCCGTCCTCGCGTCCTTCCCCGACGGGCAATTCCCCTCCGCGTCCGCGCTCCTCCGCCTCCGCGGTGGCAAGGGCGGGTTCGGCTCCCTCCTCCGTGGGGCCGCCTCCAAGGCCGGCCAGAAGAAGACCAGCAACTTCGACGCCTGCCGCGACATAAACGGCCGCCGGCTCCGCCACGTCAACGCCGAGCGCCGCCTCGAGGAGTGGAGGGCCGAGGCCGCGGATCGCCAGCTCGAGAAGCTTGCCGAGGACTTCCTCAAGAAGAAGGCCAAAGAGTCAGGCCGCGGCGGCGCCCGAGCTGCCGAGGTCGACAAGTACCTCGAGAAGTACCGCAAGGATGCCGAGAGCTGCGTCAACGCCGTGGAGGAGTCGGTACGTGCCTCCCTTGGGAAGAGGAAGGCTGTCCCCAAGCCGCGTGATGCGAAGAAGCTTAAAATTTG GATGGGCAAGAAGAAAGTAGCAGATGATGAGAGTGATAGTGACAGTGACAGTGATGTGGATGATAATGAGGGTGCAGATGCAAAACCCATAGCTCTTGATCATGGGAATTACTCAAATGAATCCGACAAAAGTGAGGAGAAGGTTGATCTGGCTTCAGTTTCTGGGTCACATTCAGAAGGAGAGTCCTCAGGTGAGAAGTCCCAGAGCAGTGATTCAGAGAAAAATGGAAATGCTCTTCAGGAATCCATGGAAGTAAAGATTAGATTAGGATGTGATTTTGAGTCGGGAGGTAGTTTGGAGTGTGAGGGGGGAACGGCAGTTCAGCCTGCTCCTGAGAACACTTCTGAAAATGGAACTTCTGAGAATGGTAAGAGTGCTCTTTCAGAACAAGTTCTGAAATCAGATGCTCCTGAGAACAGTTTTGAAAATGGAACTTCTGAGAATGATAAGAGTGCTCCTTCAGAAGAAGTTCTGAAATCAGATGATAAAACAGATGTGGATAACACCGGTTCAGCTACATCATCACTCCTTAATGACCCTGTGGTGCCTCCAGTAGACGAATCTGCTGATGTAAATAACAAGTCTCTTCTTTCAGAGGAGCCTGTGGACCTGGCAACATTCAGTTCAGCAGCAGAATTGGAG ATACTTGGCATGGAGAAGCTAAAGCTTGAGCTCCAGACTCATGGACTAAAATGCGGTGGCACTTTAAAAGAGCGCGCGGCCAGACTGTTCCTTCTGAAAACAACCCCACTGGATAAACTACCAAAGAAGCTGCTTGCAAAACCAAACTCTGGAGGGAAGTGA